The Anaerolineales bacterium genomic interval GGTTGAACGCGGCACCTACGACGTCGTGCTCGGCCTGACGACGGCGGCTGAGGTTATGCTGCACAGCCCCGAGATCCAACTGCACCTGCTGCCCTCTTCGCCGGCGCTGGCCGGGGCTCAGATCGAGCTGGTGGATGTCCCGGAACGCGAACGCCGGCTGTCCCAAGCCCTGGCCGGGGTAAGCGATCGCTTCGACTACGTCCTGATCGATTGTCCGCCTTCGCTGGGAATCCTGACGATCAACGGCCTGCTGTGCGCCAGCGGCGGGGTGATCATCCCTGTGCAGTGCGAATACCTGGCGCTGGAGGGCCTGACTCAGTTGATGGAAACTCTGGCCAAGGTGCGAGCCTCGCTGTACCCGCAGCTGGGAATCCGCGGCCTGGTGCTGACGATGTTCGATTCCCGCACCCATCTGTCTTCAGACGTCGTCGAAGAGGTGCGCAAGCATTTTCCAGGGAAGGTCTTCCATACGATCATCCCCCGCAATGTGCGACTGGCGGAGGCGCCCTCTCACGGGCTGCCGATCTCGGCCTACGATCCATCCTCCGTCGGCGGCCAGGCCTACCAAGCGCTAGCGCGGGAACTGCTCCGAGGCGACGGCGTGCGCCTCTCCGCTCGGCAGGGTGCGGGTCCGTCCTCCTCGCGATGATGGCGCCGAGGGCGGACACGGTC includes:
- a CDS encoding ParA family protein, whose product is MTRVYTLANQKGGVGKTTTAISLAAYLARAGQRVLLVDLDPQANATACLGIDYSSVERGTYDVVLGLTTAAEVMLHSPEIQLHLLPSSPALAGAQIELVDVPERERRLSQALAGVSDRFDYVLIDCPPSLGILTINGLLCASGGVIIPVQCEYLALEGLTQLMETLAKVRASLYPQLGIRGLVLTMFDSRTHLSSDVVEEVRKHFPGKVFHTIIPRNVRLAEAPSHGLPISAYDPSSVGGQAYQALARELLRGDGVRLSARQGAGPSSSR